The following coding sequences lie in one Trichoderma breve strain T069 chromosome 1, whole genome shotgun sequence genomic window:
- a CDS encoding mnmE helical domain-containing protein has product MRRHSLLLQHLTRAGRRGPGVALSIRALKKAPSKSCSCNHSLRSFSGRTFKANELEQLSTRFGAGTNDTIYALSTAQGKAGIAVIRISGPACLDIYRALCPSKALPKPRYASVRSLLDPKLAGLQRSMLDSEAVVLFFPSPKTVTGEDVLELHIHGGTATIKAVLAAIPQCASEHRIRYAEPGEFTKRAFLNDRLDLARVESLGDILSAETEQQRRAAVRGNSGVLARTYESWREELLLARGEIEALIDFSEDQHFDESPTDLLDNGGQRSELLRSGIRIALLGPPNVGKSSLMNLIVGREASIVSGEAGTTRDIVEASLDIRGYLCSFADTAGFRSSDDLVPSGPVGAVELEGIRRARQKAQESDIVVVLASLESGPSGPFILYDQETLDIAAAAEARLIVVNKRDTVEPAQLQRMLDEFRQRLGEKVPRLGSAQIAAISCKEASLSSELGKDPGGIHALTAALDLLGVTARQAQLLARCRGHLEEFLAEARPEDANVEADTVLAAEYLRYAADCLARITGKGEAGDVEDVLGVVFEKFCVGK; this is encoded by the exons ATGCGCCGCCACAGCCTGCTGCTACAGCACTTGACTCGCGCCGGCAGACGAGGTCCAGGCGTTGCTTTATCAATTCGAGCGCTCAAAAAGGCGCCGTCAAAGTCATGCTCATGTAACCATAGCCTGAGATCCTTTTCGGGCCGGACGTTCAAAGCCAAtgagcttgagcagctcagcaCTAGATTTGGTGCAGGTACCAATGATACGATATACGCACTTTCGACGgcccaaggcaaggcaggAATCGCCGTGATTCGCATCTCTGGTCCGGCATGTCTAGAT atATACAGAGCCCTGTGTCCATCAAAGGCACTGCCAAAGCCTAGATACGCCTCTGTGCGATCGTTACTCGACCCAAAGCTTGCAGGACTCCAACGAAGTATGCTGGATTCGGAAGCAGTAgtcctcttctttccctcGCCCAAAACGGTAACTGGAGAAGATGTATTAGAGCTGCACATCCATGGTGGCACAGCTACGATCAAGGCGGTTCTAGCAGCTATCCCGCAGTGTGCGTCTGAGCATCGGATCCGCTACGCCGAGCCTGGGGAGTTCACTAAGAGGGCGTTCCTGAATGATCGCTTGGATCTCGCTCGTGTTGAATCCTTGGGCGACATTCTATCCGCAGAGacagagcagcagcggcgcgCAGCCGTCAGGGGAAACTCGGGAGTGTTGGCTCGCACCTATGAGAGCTGGAGGGAAGAGCTTCTCCTGGCCCGGGGAGAGATCGAGGCGTTGATCGACTTTTCAGAAGACCAACATTTTGATGAATCACCGACGGATTTGCTAGACAAC GGTGGCCAGAGGAGTGAGTTGCTGAGGAGCGGTATCCGAATCGCACTGCTTGGGCCGCCAAACGTGGGTAAGAGCTCGTTGATGAACTTGATTGTCGGCCGTGAAGCTTCGATTGTATCTGGCGAGGCTGGCACCACCCGAGACATTGTAGAGGCCAGCCTCGACATTCGAGGATACCTGTGCTCCTTTGCGGACACGGCCGGATTCAGGTCGAGCGATGATCTAGTACCGTCGGGTCCCGTCGGGGCAGTAGAACTGGAGGGAATCCGTAGAGCAAGGCAAAAGGCACAAGAGTCAGATATCGTCGTTGTTCTGGCATCTCTTGAAAGCGGGCCGTCCGGTCCGTTCATCCTCTACGATCAGGAAACGCTGGACATTGCCGCAGCGGCCGAAGCTCGCCTTATCGTGGTAAACAAGAGAGATACGGTCGAGCCTGCACAACTCCAAAGGATGCTGGATGAATTTCGCCAAAGATTAGGCGAAAAAGTCCCCAGGCTGGGATCGGCCCAAATAGCCGCCATCTCTTGCAAGGAGGCCAGCCTGAGCTCTGAGCTGGGCAAGGATCCAGGAGGAATCCACGCTCTGACAGCGGCCTTG GATCTGTTGGGGGTGACGGCACGCCAGGCACAGCTCCTGGCCCGATGCAGGGGCCATCTGGAGGAGTTTCTGGCGGAAGCGCGCCCGGAGGATGCGAATGTCGAGGCGGACACGGTGCTTGCGGCGGAGTATTTGCGGTATGCGGCGGATTGCCTGGCGCGCATCACTGGCAAGGGGGAGGCTGGCGATGTGGAAGATGTGCTGGGCGTGGTTTTTGAAAA GTTTTGCGTAGGAAAGTAG
- a CDS encoding elongator subunit iki1 domain-containing protein has product MAPTANSHGRSHSLLLLQRLLNFRDAASPLTLLLDNLEQPARPIISELMTRAKLAKTKIIFLSFSTLRKPRDADVLIKATGKDSNTVARELLAQYPSFQPSALKDKTAQRAVVFIDSLNSLSSAATQSLAVFLSSIITPVVSIVGVYHTDVPVILPKSFNEYEPHPFTLLCHLATAVLTLSNLRQETERQKARNRSVVEPEWGLKEHREGILIGLAEKGKSEDQVGVVISMDLRRRSGRAVDEKFILMPGSAAAKSRLGKLCLLTDHPMFKKPEAEQGDGGDEQPESTFNLGLTEKQRKDREGIVLPYFDAQTDIGAGEGGRILYEMGREDDFDDEEDEI; this is encoded by the exons ATGGCTCCCACGGCAAACTCCCATGGCCGCTCTCACAGCTTACTTTTGCTCCAAAGGCTTCTGAATTTTCGAGATGCCGCCAGCCCTCTcactctcctcctcgacaACCTTGAACAGCCCGCCCGCCCCATCATTTCAGAGCTCATGACCAGAGCAAAG CTAGCAAAGACGAAAATCATattcttgtccttctccaCACTCCGCAAGCCACGAGATGCAGATGTCCTCATCAAAGCTACCGGTAAAGATTCAAATACTGTGGCCCGAGAACTTTTAGCACAGTATCCCTCATTCCAACCGTCAGCTCTCAAAGATAAAACTGCGCAAA GAGCCGTCGTCTTCATTGACTCATTGAATTCTCTTTCTTCGGCAGCCACTCAGTCCTTGGCCGTCTTCCTatcaagcatcatcaccccGGTAGTGTCCATCGTGGGCGTATACCACACCGATGTACCAGTCATTCTACCAAAGTCATTTAACGAATATGAACCTCACCCGTTTACGCTGCTATGCCACCTGGCCACAGCTGTATTGACGCTCTCAAACCTGCGGCAAGAAACTGAACGTCAAAAGGCGCGCAACAGAAGCGTTGTAGAGCCAGAGTGGGGTCTCAAAGAACATCGCGAAGGCATCCTTATTGGCCTCGCAGAAAAGGGCAAATCCGAGGACCAGGTAGGCGTCGTCATTAGTATGGATCTACGGAGGAGAAGCGGACGGGCCGTCGACGAAAAGTTCATCCTCATGCCCGGTTCTGCAGCGGCAAAGTCCAGGCTAGGCAAGCTTTGCCTGCTCACAGACCATCCTATGTTTAAGAAGCCCGAAGCCGAGcagggagatggaggagatgaacaACCTGAAAGCACCTTTAACTTGGGACTTACGGAAAAGCAGCGTAAGGACAGAGAGGGGATTGTGCTGCCGTACTTTGATGCGCAGACAGATATTGGAGCGGGCGAGGGAGGCAGAATTCTATATGAGATGGGTAGAGAGGATgactttgatgatgaagaagacgagatataa